In the Aeromicrobium fastidiosum genome, GCCGCCTCGAGCGTCTGCGCGTCGTCGTCCGTGACGAGATCGGCCTCGACCGCGGCGTGCAGGGCGTCGAGCGTGCGCGTCGTGCGCATGCCGGGCACCGCGTGGGCGTGCTGCATCTGCAGCAGCTGCACGGTCCACTCGACATCGGCGAGTCCGCCCCGGCCGAGCTTGAGGTGCGTCTTGGCGTTGGCGCCGCGCGGCAGACGCTCGGAGTCGACACGGGCCTTGATGCGCCGGATCTCCCGCACCTCGGCAGCCGTCGCGCCGCCCTCGGGCCACCGCAGCGGGTCGATCAGCGCCGTGAAGCGGGCGTTGAGGTCGGGGTCGCCGACCGTCGCGCTGGCCCGCAGCAGGGCCTGCGCCTCCCACACCGCCGACCACTTCTCGTAGTAGGCCCGGTACGACGCGAAGGTGCGCACGAGCGGGCCGTTCCTGCCCTCGGGACGCAGCTCGGCGTCGACCTCGAGCGCGGGGTCGTCGCCCGGGGCGGCGAGCATCTTGCGCAGCCCCTGCGCGACGGCGGACGCAGCGTTGGCCGCCTCGCTCTCGTCGGCGCCCTCGACGGGGTCGTGGACGAACATGACGTCGGCGTCGGAGCCGTAGCCTGCCTCACCGCCGCCGAGCCTGCCCATCAGGATGATCGACAGCCGGGTCGGCAGCTCGCCGCGCTCGGCCTCGACCGCCGCGGTCGAGGCCTTCAGCGCCCCGGCCAGCGTCGCAGTCGAGATGTCGGTGAGGGCCTCGCCGACCTCGGTGATGTCGAGCCGTCCCAGCACGTCGGCGATGCCGACACGCGACAGCTCGCGACGGCGGACCCGGCGCACGGCGCGGATCGCGTCGGCGGGGTCGGAGTGGCGGTCGGCCGCCAGGTTGATCTCGGTGCGGAGCCGCTCGCGCTCGAGCGGACGCAGCTCGGCGTCGTCGCCGAGCAGCGCCACGGAGTCGGGTGCGCGCAGGATCAGGTCGGTCACGTAGCGGCTCGACGACAGCACGTGGGCGAGCTGCTCGGCCCCGGCTCCCTCGTCGCGCAGCTTGCGGAGGTACCAGTGCGTCTCGCCGAGCCCCTCGGAGATCTTGCGGAACGCCAGCAGTCCGGCGTCGGGGTCGGGCGATCCCGCGAACCACGCCAGCATCGCCGGCAGGAGCGACTTCTGGATCGACGCGCGCCGCGACAGCCCCGACGTCAGGGCCTGGATGTGGGTCAGTGCCCCCTTGGGATCGCTGAAGCCGAGGGCCGTGAGTCGCTGCTCCGCTGCGAGCGGGGTGAGCCGCAGACCGTCGGTCGGCAACGACGCCACGGCCTCGAGCAGCGGCTGGTAGAACAGCTTCTCGTGCAGCCGACGGACGATGCGCCGGTGCGCCTGCCACTCCTTGACCAGGCTGTCGGCCGGGTTGGTGCGAAATCCCATGCTGCGACCGATGCGCCGCAGGTCCTCCATGTCGTCGGGGACGATGTGGCTGCGACGGAGCCGGTAGAGCTGGATGCGGTGCTCGAGGGTGCGGAGGAACTCGTAGGCCTCCTCCATCGCGGCACCGTCGCGGCGTCCGACGTAGCCACCGTCGATCAGGGCCTGCAACGCCGTCAGCGTCGTCGGACTGCGCAGGGTCTCGTCGGCGCGGCCGTGCACGAGCTGCAGCAGCTGCACCGCGAACTCGACGTCGCGCAGGCCGCCGGCCCCCAGCTTGAGCTGGCGCTCGCGGTGGGCTGCTGGGATGTGCTCGATGACCCGCTTGCGCATCGCCCGCACGTCGCCGACGAAGTTGTCGCGGGTGCTGGCGAACCAGATCATCGGCGACAGCGCGTCGAGGTAGGCCTGGCCCAGGGCCTCGTCACCCGCGGCGAAGCGCGCCTTCAGCAGAGCCTGGAACTCCCAGGTGCTGGCCCACTTCTCGTAGTACGCGACGTGGCTGCCGAGCGACCGCACCAGCGGGCCGTTCTTGCCCTCGGGACGCAGGTCGGCGTCGACCTCCCAGATCGTGCCCTCCCCCGTGTGCTCGCGGCACAGCTTCATGACACCGGACGCGAGCCGGGTCGCGGCCGTCGCCGCCGCGTGGTCGTCGGCACCCTCGACGGGCTCGAAGACGAAGATGACGTCGACGTCGCTGAGGTAGTTGAGCTCGTGGCCGCCGGTCTTGCCCATCGCCATGATCGTCAGACGGCACAGATCAGCCGACGGCTCGTCGGCCCGGGCGATCGCCAGCGCAGCGCCCAGCGTCGCGACGGCCAGGTCGGACAGCTCGGCCGACGACTGCTCGAACGTCGTCAGCGCGGTCAGGTCGCGGGCCGCGATGTGCAGCAGCTTGCGGTAGTAGGCGATCCGCAGCTCGTCGGCGGTCGTCGCCTCCTCCATCTGCCGGCGGCGCTGCTCGAGCGTGATCGGCACCGGGGAGAGCTCACCGGTCGCGAGATCGACGACGTGCTCGGGGTGACGGACCAGGAAGTCGCCGAGGGCCTCGCTGGTGCCGAGCACGACGAGCAGCCGCTGACGCAGCTCGGCGTCAGCGGCCAGCGTCGCCAACAGCTCGGAGGGGCCCAGTCGTTCGGCGATGCCGACCAGCGACGACAGGGCCGTGTCGGGGCTGGCGACCGCCGCGATCTGGTCGACCAGCTCGCCCGGCACCTCGC is a window encoding:
- a CDS encoding bifunctional [glutamine synthetase] adenylyltransferase/[glutamine synthetase]-adenylyl-L-tyrosine phosphorylase, with amino-acid sequence MATDARELAVALARKGFRDGDGALNLLTSLGEVPGELVDQIAAVASPDTALSSLVGIAERLGPSELLATLAADAELRQRLLVVLGTSEALGDFLVRHPEHVVDLATGELSPVPITLEQRRRQMEEATTADELRIAYYRKLLHIAARDLTALTTFEQSSAELSDLAVATLGAALAIARADEPSADLCRLTIMAMGKTGGHELNYLSDVDVIFVFEPVEGADDHAAATAATRLASGVMKLCREHTGEGTIWEVDADLRPEGKNGPLVRSLGSHVAYYEKWASTWEFQALLKARFAAGDEALGQAYLDALSPMIWFASTRDNFVGDVRAMRKRVIEHIPAAHRERQLKLGAGGLRDVEFAVQLLQLVHGRADETLRSPTTLTALQALIDGGYVGRRDGAAMEEAYEFLRTLEHRIQLYRLRRSHIVPDDMEDLRRIGRSMGFRTNPADSLVKEWQAHRRIVRRLHEKLFYQPLLEAVASLPTDGLRLTPLAAEQRLTALGFSDPKGALTHIQALTSGLSRRASIQKSLLPAMLAWFAGSPDPDAGLLAFRKISEGLGETHWYLRKLRDEGAGAEQLAHVLSSSRYVTDLILRAPDSVALLGDDAELRPLERERLRTEINLAADRHSDPADAIRAVRRVRRRELSRVGIADVLGRLDITEVGEALTDISTATLAGALKASTAAVEAERGELPTRLSIILMGRLGGGEAGYGSDADVMFVHDPVEGADESEAANAASAVAQGLRKMLAAPGDDPALEVDAELRPEGRNGPLVRTFASYRAYYEKWSAVWEAQALLRASATVGDPDLNARFTALIDPLRWPEGGATAAEVREIRRIKARVDSERLPRGANAKTHLKLGRGGLADVEWTVQLLQMQHAHAVPGMRTTRTLDALHAAVEADLVTDDDAQTLEAAWRLVSRIRNAVVLMRGKPAESMVEQAGERAGVAHLLGYGMEHSEQLMDDYLRTTRHARQVVERIFYE